A stretch of Henckelia pumila isolate YLH828 chromosome 4, ASM3356847v2, whole genome shotgun sequence DNA encodes these proteins:
- the LOC140863229 gene encoding SKP1-like protein 1A, whose product MSSIDGASQKMIVLKSSDGETFEVEEAVAVESQTIKHMIEDNCADTTIPLPNVTSKILAKVIEYCKRHVESAAKASSDGVSTDKVVDDELKNFDAEFVKVDQGTLFDLILAANYLNIKSLLDLTCQTVADMIKGKTPEEIRKTFNIKNDFTPEEEEEVRRENAWAFE is encoded by the exons ATGTCTTCCATAGATGGCGCTTCGCAGAAGATGATCGTGTTGAAGAGCTCCGACGGCGAGACATTCGAAGTGGAGGAGGCCGTCGCCGTCGAATCTCAGACCATAAAGCACATGATCGAGGATAACTGCGCCGACACCACTATCCCTCTGCCCAACGTCACGTCCAAGATCCTCGCCAAGGTGATCGAGTACTGCAAGCGCCACGTCGAATCCGCCGCCAAGGCTTCCTCCGACGGCGTTTCCACGGACAAGGTCGTCGACGACGAGTTGAAGAATTTCGACGCCGAGTTCGTCAAGGTGGATCAGGGGACGCTCTTTGATCTGATTTTG GCTGCAAACTACTTAAACATCAAGAGCTTACTTGATCTCACCTGTCAAACTGTGGCTGACATGATCAAGGGTAAGACACCTGAGGAGATTCGCAAGACCTTCAACATAAAAAATGACTTTACTCcagaagaggaagaagaagttcGCAGGGAGAATGCATGGGCTTTTGAGTGA